A window from Pokkaliibacter sp. MBI-7 encodes these proteins:
- a CDS encoding alkaline phosphatase D family protein, with protein sequence MDHPDLASASSGLPDIVAGPLLRRAEAGRLVFWLVSTRPLQWQLKLSVGGGTEQAGQRPAGTSQALQVGQRCWIHLLDFQLAQPLPDDQPVSYDLQYQHPDQPGVGWLGIGQWAPELCYDNEALPRIVVRQQLTQLLHGSCRKPHFPAGDGLVRADQWLAEHRQQSDHWPSLMMLSGDQIYADDVAGPMLVAIHQVMALLGLWPEQLQGARVSTSAELLDSEHCYYDRQHLLPDTDLAEEVRRRFFRGVRKPIFTSDSAHNHLITFAEVVAMYCLVWSPLLWRHVQLTCPARLATEARQCFEREREHIEAFAGGLTAVRRVLAHLPTYMIFDDHDVTDDWNLNAEWEEAAYGNAFSRRIIGNALLGYLLCQGWGNQPERFAAVMPELQQWLLHAQQGEAAQRHDELITHVLGSRYWHYALATEPALVVLDTRTQRWRSERSLARPSGLMDWEALVELQQTLMDRQAVVLVSPAPVFGVKLIEAIQRLFTWFGKPLMVDAENWMAHPGAANVMLNIFRHPRTPQHFVILSGDVHYSFVYDIHLRFRRQGPTIWQITSSGLKNEFPHRLLDSFDRLNRWLYAPWSPLNWLTKRRRMRVHPRRPQQASRGERLINGAGMGYVRLDPAGEPLEVVQLMVDGRKLAFEVHEGEEEHWA encoded by the coding sequence ATGGATCACCCTGACCTCGCCAGCGCCTCTTCCGGCTTGCCTGACATTGTTGCCGGTCCGCTGTTGCGGCGCGCTGAAGCGGGCCGGCTGGTGTTCTGGCTGGTAAGCACCCGCCCACTGCAGTGGCAGCTGAAACTCAGCGTCGGTGGCGGCACGGAGCAGGCCGGGCAGCGCCCGGCCGGAACCTCTCAGGCCCTGCAGGTGGGGCAGCGCTGCTGGATTCACCTGCTGGATTTCCAACTGGCGCAGCCACTGCCTGATGATCAGCCGGTCAGCTATGACCTGCAGTATCAGCACCCTGATCAGCCTGGGGTGGGCTGGCTGGGGATCGGCCAGTGGGCGCCCGAGCTGTGTTATGACAATGAAGCGCTGCCGCGCATTGTGGTGCGTCAGCAGCTGACCCAGCTGTTGCATGGCTCCTGCCGTAAACCGCACTTCCCCGCTGGCGATGGTCTGGTGCGGGCCGACCAGTGGCTGGCCGAACATCGTCAGCAGAGTGATCACTGGCCCAGCCTGATGATGCTCTCCGGTGATCAGATTTATGCCGATGATGTGGCTGGCCCGATGCTGGTCGCCATTCATCAGGTGATGGCGCTGCTGGGGCTGTGGCCGGAACAGTTGCAGGGGGCCAGGGTCAGCACCAGCGCCGAACTGCTGGACAGCGAGCATTGTTACTACGACCGTCAGCACCTGCTGCCGGACACGGATCTGGCAGAAGAGGTCAGACGGCGTTTCTTTCGCGGTGTGCGCAAACCGATCTTTACCTCCGACTCGGCACACAACCACCTGATTACCTTTGCTGAAGTGGTGGCCATGTACTGTCTGGTCTGGTCACCGCTGCTGTGGCGTCATGTGCAGCTGACGTGCCCGGCGCGGCTGGCGACTGAGGCCCGGCAGTGCTTTGAGCGGGAGCGGGAGCATATCGAGGCCTTTGCTGGTGGGCTGACCGCAGTGAGGCGAGTCCTTGCTCACCTGCCAACCTATATGATCTTTGATGATCACGATGTCACCGATGACTGGAATCTGAATGCCGAGTGGGAAGAAGCCGCTTATGGCAATGCCTTTTCCCGCCGCATCATTGGCAATGCCCTGCTGGGTTATCTGCTGTGTCAGGGCTGGGGTAACCAGCCTGAACGTTTTGCCGCCGTGATGCCGGAATTACAGCAGTGGCTGCTGCATGCGCAGCAGGGTGAGGCCGCGCAACGTCATGATGAACTGATCACACATGTGCTCGGCAGTCGTTACTGGCACTACGCGCTGGCCACCGAACCGGCACTGGTGGTGCTGGATACCCGCACCCAGCGCTGGCGCTCCGAGCGCAGTCTGGCCCGGCCGTCAGGGCTGATGGACTGGGAGGCGCTGGTGGAGCTGCAACAGACGCTGATGGACCGTCAGGCGGTCGTGCTGGTGTCTCCGGCACCGGTATTCGGGGTCAAGCTGATCGAGGCGATACAGCGGTTGTTCACCTGGTTCGGCAAACCGCTGATGGTGGACGCCGAGAACTGGATGGCCCATCCGGGAGCGGCGAACGTGATGCTGAATATCTTCCGTCATCCGCGCACCCCGCAGCATTTCGTCATCCTGTCCGGTGATGTGCATTACTCCTTTGTCTACGACATTCATCTGCGTTTTCGCCGGCAGGGGCCGACAATCTGGCAAATCACCAGCAGCGGTCTGAAGAATGAGTTCCCTCACCGTCTGCTGGATAGCTTCGACCGACTTAATCGCTGGCTGTATGCCCCCTGGTCGCCGCTGAACTGGCTGACCAAACGGCGGCGGATGCGGGTTCATCCCCGTCGGCCACAGCAGGCTTCACGCGGGGAGCGGCTGATCAATGGGGCGGGGATGGGGTATGTGCGGCTGGACCCGGCCGGTGAGCCGCTGGAAGTGGTACAGCTGATGGTGGACGGACGCAAACTGGCCTTTGAAGTGCACGAAGGGGAAGAGGAGCACTGGGCCTGA